The Sinomicrobium kalidii genome contains a region encoding:
- the rpsL gene encoding 30S ribosomal protein S12 codes for MPTISQLVRKGRARITKKSKSVALDSCPQRRGVCTRVYTTTPKKPNSAMRKVARVRLTNGNEVNAYIPGEGHNLQEHSIVLVRGGRVKDLPGVRYHIVRGALDTAGVQGRTQRRSKYGAKRPKDKK; via the coding sequence ATGCCAACAATTTCACAATTAGTACGAAAAGGAAGAGCCAGGATTACCAAGAAGAGTAAATCGGTTGCTTTGGATTCGTGCCCTCAGCGAAGAGGGGTTTGTACGCGTGTTTACACTACTACACCTAAAAAGCCGAACTCCGCGATGCGTAAGGTTGCTCGTGTGCGTTTGACGAATGGTAATGAAGTGAACGCGTATATCCCGGGTGAGGGTCACAATCTCCAGGAGCACTCGATAGTATTGGTAAGAGGCGGAAGGGTTAAAGACCTGCCGGGTGTAAGGTATCATATTGTGCGTGGTGCACTCGATACTGCCGGTGTGCAAGGAAGGACGCAACGAAGGTCTAAATACGGAGCTAAACGTCCGAAAGATAAGAAGTAG
- the rpsG gene encoding 30S ribosomal protein S7, with protein MRKRKAKKRPLLPDPRFNDQLVTRFVNNLMWDGKKSVAFKVFYDAIDIVEEKKQNEDKTALELWKDALSNVMPHVEVRSRRVGGATFQIPMQIRPDRKVSMAMKWLIGFARKRNEKSMAQKLAAEVLAAAKEEGAAVKKRVDTHRMAEANKAFSHFRF; from the coding sequence ATGAGAAAAAGAAAGGCAAAAAAGAGACCTCTTCTGCCGGACCCCAGGTTTAACGATCAGCTGGTGACTCGTTTTGTTAATAATCTGATGTGGGACGGGAAGAAGTCTGTAGCATTCAAGGTATTCTATGATGCCATAGATATCGTGGAAGAGAAAAAACAGAATGAAGATAAAACTGCCCTGGAACTCTGGAAAGATGCGTTGTCTAACGTGATGCCGCACGTAGAGGTGAGAAGCCGTCGTGTGGGTGGGGCTACGTTTCAGATCCCTATGCAGATCAGGCCGGACAGGAAAGTGTCGATGGCTATGAAATGGCTTATCGGGTTCGCCCGGAAAAGGAATGAAAAATCCATGGCGCAGAAACTTGCGGCAGAAGTCCTGGCAGCAGCTAAGGAAGAAGGTGCCGCAGTGAAGAAAAGAGTAGATACACACAGAATGGCTGAGGCTAATAAAGCATTCTCTCACTTTAGATTTTAA
- the fusA gene encoding elongation factor G, with translation MGRDLKYTRNIGIAAHIDAGKTTTTERILFYTGVSHKVGEVHDGAATMDWMEQEQERGITITSAATTCSWNFPMENAQPTPETKPYHFNIIDTPGHVDFTVEVNRSLRVLDGLVFLFSAVDGVEPQSETNWRLADNYKVPRMGFVNKMDRQGSNFLNVCKQVKDMLGSNAVPIVLPIGEEADFRGIVDLIKNRAVVWHDENFGSTFDVVDIPEDMKEEVGEYRAHLIEAVAEYDENLMEKFFEDENSITEDEIHAALRAAVMDMSIIPMICGSAFKNKGVQFLLDAVCRYLPSPLDKDAIVGVNPGTEEEASRKPDVNAPFAALAFKIATDPFVGRLAFFRAYSGKLDAGSYVLNTRSGKKERISRIYQMHSNKQNAIDSIAAGDIGAAVGFKDIKTGDTLCDEKNPIVLESMEFPEPVIGIAVEPKTKADVDKLGMALAKLAEEDPTFQAKTDEVSGQTIISGMGELHLDIIVDRLKREFKVEVNQGLPQVEYKEAITATANHREVYKKQTGGRGKFADIVFTMEPAEEGKTGLEFVNVIKGGNIPKEYIPSVEKGFKEAMKNGPLAGFEMDAMKVTLKDGSFHPVDSDSLSFELAAKLGYKVAAKAARAVLMEPIMKLEVLTPEENMGDVVGDLNRRRGQVNNMDDRAGSKVIKALVPMSEMFGYVTALRTLSSGRATSTMEFSHYAETPPNIAEEVVKKAKGVEA, from the coding sequence ATGGGAAGAGATTTAAAATATACGAGAAATATCGGTATTGCCGCGCACATTGATGCCGGGAAAACTACAACTACAGAACGGATATTGTTCTATACCGGTGTTAGTCATAAAGTAGGTGAGGTGCACGACGGGGCTGCGACAATGGACTGGATGGAGCAGGAGCAGGAGCGTGGTATTACCATTACTTCGGCTGCTACTACCTGTAGCTGGAATTTCCCCATGGAAAATGCTCAGCCTACTCCGGAAACAAAACCGTATCACTTTAATATAATAGATACTCCCGGCCACGTGGATTTTACGGTGGAAGTGAACCGATCCCTGAGAGTGCTCGACGGATTGGTTTTTTTGTTTAGCGCCGTTGACGGTGTGGAGCCGCAATCTGAAACCAACTGGAGGCTTGCTGATAATTATAAGGTGCCCAGGATGGGCTTTGTGAATAAAATGGACCGCCAGGGATCTAACTTCCTTAATGTGTGTAAGCAGGTTAAGGATATGTTGGGGTCTAATGCGGTGCCGATTGTGCTCCCTATCGGGGAAGAGGCCGATTTCAGGGGTATTGTTGACCTTATTAAGAACAGGGCGGTAGTATGGCATGATGAAAATTTCGGTTCTACATTCGATGTAGTGGATATACCGGAAGATATGAAAGAAGAAGTAGGGGAATACAGGGCACATCTTATAGAAGCTGTTGCGGAATATGATGAGAACCTGATGGAGAAATTCTTTGAGGATGAGAATTCCATCACCGAAGATGAAATTCATGCTGCCCTGCGTGCTGCGGTTATGGATATGAGCATCATACCCATGATCTGCGGTTCTGCATTTAAGAATAAAGGTGTGCAGTTCCTTCTGGATGCTGTGTGCAGGTACCTGCCTTCTCCTTTGGATAAGGATGCGATTGTAGGTGTTAATCCGGGTACGGAAGAAGAAGCTTCCCGGAAACCGGATGTTAATGCACCTTTTGCAGCGCTTGCATTTAAAATTGCTACCGATCCTTTTGTTGGACGATTGGCATTCTTCAGGGCTTATTCAGGGAAACTGGATGCCGGTTCCTATGTGTTGAATACGCGTTCCGGTAAAAAGGAAAGGATTTCCCGTATCTATCAGATGCATTCCAATAAACAAAATGCTATTGATTCCATTGCTGCCGGAGATATCGGTGCAGCCGTAGGGTTTAAGGATATTAAAACCGGAGATACGCTTTGTGATGAAAAGAACCCTATTGTTCTGGAGAGCATGGAGTTCCCGGAACCGGTGATCGGTATTGCCGTAGAGCCTAAAACCAAGGCAGATGTGGATAAGCTGGGGATGGCGCTTGCCAAACTGGCTGAAGAAGACCCTACTTTCCAGGCTAAAACAGATGAAGTTTCCGGACAAACCATTATATCGGGAATGGGAGAGTTGCACCTGGATATAATCGTAGATAGGCTGAAACGTGAATTTAAGGTTGAGGTGAATCAGGGGCTGCCGCAGGTAGAGTACAAGGAAGCTATCACTGCTACTGCAAACCACAGGGAGGTTTATAAGAAACAAACCGGTGGACGCGGTAAGTTTGCGGATATTGTCTTTACCATGGAGCCTGCCGAAGAAGGTAAGACCGGCCTCGAATTTGTCAATGTGATCAAGGGTGGTAACATCCCGAAAGAATATATCCCCTCCGTTGAGAAAGGGTTTAAAGAGGCTATGAAAAATGGTCCTTTGGCCGGATTTGAAATGGATGCCATGAAGGTAACGCTCAAGGATGGGTCTTTCCACCCGGTGGATTCCGATTCCCTTTCTTTTGAGTTGGCTGCAAAACTGGGATATAAAGTGGCTGCGAAGGCTGCGCGTGCCGTGTTGATGGAGCCTATAATGAAGCTGGAAGTACTCACTCCCGAAGAAAACATGGGAGATGTTGTGGGAGACCTTAACCGTCGTCGCGGACAAGTGAACAACATGGACGACAGGGCGGGTTCAAAAGTGATAAAAGCACTGGTGCCGATGTCTGAAATGTTTGGTTATGTAACTGCATTGAGGACCTTGTCTTCAGGTAGGGCAACTTCGACTATGGAATTTTCTCACTATGCAGAAACTCCGCCGAATATAGCAGAAGAAGTGGTTAAGAAAGCAAAAGGGGTTGAAGCTTAA
- the rpsJ gene encoding 30S ribosomal protein S10 has product MSQKIRIKLKSYDHNLVDKSAEKIVKTVKTTGAVVTGPIPLPTHKKLFTVLRSPHVNKKSREQFQLSSYKRLLDIYSSSSKTIDALMKLELPSGVEVEIKV; this is encoded by the coding sequence ATGAGTCAGAAAATAAGAATAAAATTAAAATCATACGATCACAATTTGGTGGACAAATCTGCAGAGAAGATCGTGAAAACGGTAAAGACTACCGGGGCTGTGGTAACGGGGCCTATTCCGTTGCCAACCCATAAAAAACTGTTTACGGTACTGCGTTCACCGCACGTGAATAAAAAGTCAAGGGAGCAGTTTCAGTTGAGTTCTTATAAGAGGTTGCTGGATATTTACAGCTCCTCTTCCAAAACGATCGATGCGTTGATGAAGCTTGAGCTGCCTAGTGGAGTTGAAGTGGAGATCAAGGTTTGA
- the rplC gene encoding 50S ribosomal protein L3 produces MSGLIGKKIGMTSIFDENGKNVPCTVIEAGPCVVTQVRTNEVDGYEALQLGFDDKAEKRANKAELGHFKKAGVSPKKRIVEFQGFEGEFKLGDTITVEHFTEGEFVDVVGTSKGKGFQGVVKRHGFGGVGQATHGQHNRLRAPGSIGAASYPSRVFKGMRMAGRTGAEKVTVENLKVLKVVPEKNLVVVKGCVPGHKNAYVIVQK; encoded by the coding sequence ATGTCTGGGTTAATTGGTAAAAAGATTGGCATGACCAGCATTTTTGACGAGAACGGGAAGAATGTTCCGTGTACCGTTATTGAAGCAGGTCCATGCGTGGTTACCCAAGTCAGAACCAATGAGGTTGACGGGTATGAGGCTCTTCAGCTTGGTTTCGATGACAAGGCAGAAAAACGTGCTAACAAGGCCGAGTTGGGCCACTTTAAAAAAGCAGGGGTTTCGCCTAAGAAAAGGATCGTCGAGTTCCAGGGCTTTGAAGGAGAATTTAAATTGGGCGATACCATAACGGTAGAACACTTTACAGAAGGTGAGTTCGTCGATGTGGTGGGTACGTCCAAAGGAAAAGGTTTCCAGGGTGTGGTTAAACGACACGGTTTTGGCGGAGTAGGACAAGCTACTCACGGTCAGCATAACCGTTTAAGAGCGCCCGGGTCTATAGGTGCGGCATCTTATCCTTCCAGGGTGTTCAAAGGAATGCGAATGGCCGGCAGGACTGGAGCTGAAAAAGTAACAGTAGAAAACCTGAAAGTGTTGAAAGTGGTTCCGGAAAAGAACCTTGTAGTTGTTAAAGGCTGTGTTCCGGGGCATAAAAACGCTTACGTAATAGTTCAGAAGTAA
- the rplD gene encoding 50S ribosomal protein L4, with the protein MEVAVLDINGKETGRKAKLSDAVYAIEPNNHAVYLDVKRYLANRRQGTHKSKERGEIAGSTRKIKKQKGTGTARAGSIKSPIFVGGGRIFGPRPKDYTQRLNKNVKRLARKSALSMKAKEEAIVVLENFNLDAPKVKDFTSVLKALGLENKKSLFVLGEPNKNVYLSSRNLKTSEVVNVSELSTYKILNASNVVLLEGALEGIESNLSK; encoded by the coding sequence ATGGAAGTAGCAGTATTAGATATAAACGGAAAAGAAACAGGCAGAAAAGCGAAGCTTTCTGATGCTGTTTATGCAATAGAGCCAAACAATCATGCTGTTTATCTCGATGTGAAGCGTTATCTGGCCAATCGGCGTCAGGGAACACATAAATCCAAGGAAAGAGGGGAGATTGCCGGAAGTACCAGGAAGATCAAAAAGCAAAAGGGAACCGGTACCGCACGTGCGGGCAGCATAAAATCCCCCATATTTGTTGGAGGAGGGAGAATCTTTGGCCCGAGGCCGAAAGATTACACGCAGCGGCTTAATAAAAATGTAAAGCGACTTGCTCGTAAATCTGCCCTGAGCATGAAGGCAAAGGAAGAAGCGATCGTTGTTTTGGAGAACTTCAATTTGGATGCTCCCAAAGTCAAAGATTTTACTTCTGTCCTGAAAGCCTTAGGGTTAGAGAACAAAAAATCGCTGTTTGTATTGGGTGAGCCAAATAAAAATGTATATTTGTCGTCACGCAATTTAAAAACTTCCGAGGTTGTAAATGTCTCAGAATTAAGCACTTACAAGATATTAAATGCAAGTAATGTAGTGCTTCTTGAAGGTGCGTTGGAAGGAATTGAGTCGAATTTAAGCAAATAA
- the rplW gene encoding 50S ribosomal protein L23: protein MSVLIKPIITEKVTADSEIYNRYGFIVDRNANKLEIKDAVEAAYGVSVEKVRTMNYGPERSVRYTKAGIQYGKTNAFKKAIVQVAEGDTIDFYSNI from the coding sequence ATGAGTGTGTTAATAAAGCCTATTATTACGGAAAAAGTGACCGCCGACAGCGAAATTTATAATCGTTATGGTTTCATTGTAGACAGGAATGCCAATAAGTTGGAGATTAAAGATGCTGTAGAAGCAGCCTATGGTGTTTCTGTAGAGAAGGTTCGAACCATGAATTACGGTCCTGAAAGAAGTGTGCGCTATACCAAAGCCGGTATTCAGTACGGCAAGACCAACGCTTTTAAAAAGGCGATTGTTCAGGTAGCAGAAGGAGATACTATTGATTTTTATAGTAATATATAA
- the rplB gene encoding 50S ribosomal protein L2, translating to MSVRKLKPITPGQRFRVVNGFDAITADKPEKSLLAPLKKSGGRNSQGKMTMRYRGGGHKRKYRVVDFKRDKVGVEATVESIQYDPNRTAFIALLKYSDGEKRYVIAQNGLKVGQTVVSGPGGAPEIGNAMPLSDLPLGTVISCIELRPGQGAVMARSAGAFAQLMAREGKYATVKLPSGETRHILGACYATIGVVSNSDHQLVISGKAGRKRWLGRRPRTRPVAMNPIDHPMGGGEGRASGGHPRSRNGVPAKGFKTRSRTKASNRYIVERRKK from the coding sequence ATGTCAGTTAGAAAATTAAAACCGATAACCCCGGGGCAGCGTTTTAGAGTAGTAAACGGATTTGACGCGATTACTGCTGATAAGCCGGAGAAGAGCTTGCTCGCTCCGTTAAAAAAGTCCGGGGGAAGAAACAGTCAAGGAAAAATGACCATGCGCTACAGAGGTGGTGGTCATAAGCGGAAGTATCGTGTTGTAGATTTCAAGAGAGATAAGGTTGGCGTAGAAGCTACCGTGGAGTCTATTCAATACGACCCGAACAGAACGGCGTTTATTGCGTTGCTGAAATACAGTGATGGTGAGAAGCGATATGTGATCGCCCAAAACGGTTTAAAAGTCGGACAGACCGTGGTTTCCGGTCCGGGAGGTGCTCCTGAGATAGGAAATGCGATGCCGTTGTCTGACCTTCCGTTGGGGACAGTGATTTCTTGTATAGAACTACGTCCGGGACAGGGGGCTGTTATGGCTCGTAGTGCCGGTGCCTTTGCGCAATTAATGGCAAGGGAAGGAAAATATGCTACGGTTAAACTCCCTTCCGGGGAAACCAGGCATATTCTTGGGGCGTGTTATGCTACTATCGGAGTGGTGTCTAATTCAGATCATCAGCTGGTTATATCCGGTAAAGCGGGTAGGAAGAGATGGCTTGGAAGAAGGCCGAGAACAAGACCTGTTGCAATGAACCCGATAGATCACCCGATGGGTGGTGGTGAAGGAAGGGCTTCCGGAGGACATCCGAGGTCCAGAAACGGAGTTCCGGCCAAAGGCTTTAAAACCCGTTCCCGAACCAAGGCAAGTAATAGGTATATTGTAGAACGTAGAAAGAAATAA
- the rpsS gene encoding 30S ribosomal protein S19, whose protein sequence is MARSLKKGPYVHYSLEKKVQQNIESGKKTVIKTWSRASMITPDFVGQTIAVHNGRQFVPVYVTENMVGHKLGEFSPTRSFRGHAGAKNKGKK, encoded by the coding sequence ATGGCACGTTCGTTAAAGAAAGGACCTTACGTTCACTATAGTTTGGAGAAAAAGGTGCAGCAAAACATAGAGTCAGGAAAGAAAACGGTTATTAAAACCTGGTCCAGGGCTTCTATGATAACACCGGATTTTGTTGGGCAGACTATAGCAGTACATAATGGTCGTCAGTTTGTTCCCGTATATGTTACGGAAAACATGGTGGGACATAAGTTAGGAGAATTTTCGCCGACAAGGTCCTTCAGGGGGCACGCCGGTGCAAAGAATAAAGGAAAAAAATAA
- the rplV gene encoding 50S ribosomal protein L22, translating to MGVRKRQRAEQIKEAKKSLAFAKLNNCPTSPRKMRLVADLVRGQKVEKALAILKFSQKEASRRLEKLLLSAIANWQAKNEDANIEEADLFVKEIRVDGGSMLKRLRPAPQGRAHRIRKRSNHVTLVLGANNNTQS from the coding sequence ATGGGAGTTCGCAAAAGACAAAGAGCAGAGCAAATAAAGGAAGCTAAGAAGAGCTTGGCGTTTGCAAAGTTGAATAACTGCCCTACTTCGCCCAGAAAAATGCGCCTTGTTGCGGATTTGGTAAGGGGTCAGAAAGTAGAAAAAGCGCTTGCTATTTTGAAGTTCAGTCAAAAGGAGGCATCCCGTCGTCTGGAAAAGCTTTTGCTTTCGGCAATCGCTAACTGGCAGGCAAAGAACGAAGATGCCAATATAGAGGAAGCAGACCTGTTTGTAAAAGAAATCCGCGTGGATGGAGGAAGTATGTTGAAAAGGCTTCGTCCCGCTCCGCAGGGTCGTGCACACAGGATCAGGAAACGTTCCAACCATGTAACACTGGTGCTTGGAGCTAATAATAACACACAAAGCTAA
- the rpsC gene encoding 30S ribosomal protein S3, with translation MGQKTNPIGNRLGIIRGWESNWYGGKNYGDKIAEDDKIRKYVHARLSKASVSRVIIERTLKLVTVTITTARPGIIIGKGGQEVDKLKEELKQITDKEVQINIFEIKRPELDANLVAASVARQIESRISYRRAIKMAIAAAIRMNAEGVKVQISGRLNGAEMARSEAYKEGRIPLSTFRADIDYAQAEAHTTYGRLGVKVWIMKGEVYGKRELSPLVGMSKKQGGKGGGKKARRRK, from the coding sequence ATGGGACAAAAGACAAATCCAATCGGAAATCGCCTTGGTATTATCAGAGGATGGGAGTCCAACTGGTATGGAGGTAAAAACTACGGTGATAAAATCGCCGAAGACGATAAGATAAGAAAATATGTTCATGCTCGTTTATCGAAAGCCAGTGTTTCCAGGGTAATTATTGAGCGTACCCTGAAGCTTGTAACCGTTACTATCACCACCGCACGTCCCGGTATTATAATCGGTAAAGGCGGCCAGGAGGTAGACAAGCTGAAAGAAGAGCTCAAGCAGATTACCGACAAAGAGGTCCAGATCAACATCTTTGAGATCAAAAGACCGGAATTGGATGCCAATCTCGTGGCAGCAAGTGTCGCCCGTCAGATAGAAAGCAGGATCAGTTACAGGCGTGCGATAAAAATGGCTATTGCTGCGGCGATTAGAATGAATGCAGAAGGAGTGAAAGTACAGATATCCGGTCGTTTGAACGGTGCTGAAATGGCGCGTTCCGAAGCGTATAAAGAAGGCAGGATACCGTTGTCAACTTTCAGGGCTGATATTGATTATGCACAAGCCGAGGCACACACTACTTATGGTAGGCTCGGTGTTAAGGTGTGGATCATGAAAGGCGAGGTTTACGGCAAGAGAGAATTGTCCCCGCTCGTTGGAATGTCCAAAAAGCAGGGCGGAAAAGGCGGAGGCAAAAAAGCGCGTCGCAGAAAGTAA
- the rplP gene encoding 50S ribosomal protein L16 — protein sequence MLQPKKTKYRKQQKGRMKGDSQRGHQLSNGMFGIKSLDSSFITARQIEAARIAATRYMKREGQLWIKIFPDKPITKKPLEVRMGKGKGAVEYWAAVVKPGRIMFEIGGVPMDVAKEALRLAAQKLPVRTKLIVARDYSA from the coding sequence ATGTTACAGCCAAAGAAAACCAAATATCGTAAACAGCAGAAAGGACGTATGAAAGGAGATTCCCAGAGAGGACATCAGCTTTCTAACGGAATGTTTGGCATAAAATCTCTGGATTCGTCTTTCATTACTGCCCGTCAGATAGAGGCGGCACGTATTGCAGCAACCCGTTATATGAAAAGGGAAGGGCAACTGTGGATAAAGATATTTCCGGACAAGCCGATCACCAAGAAGCCTCTTGAAGTGCGGATGGGTAAAGGTAAAGGTGCAGTAGAGTATTGGGCTGCAGTTGTTAAACCAGGTAGAATTATGTTTGAAATCGGTGGTGTGCCAATGGATGTCGCTAAAGAAGCATTGCGTCTTGCGGCCCAAAAACTTCCGGTGCGGACAAAATTAATTGTGGCAAGGGATTATTCAGCTTAA
- the rpmC gene encoding 50S ribosomal protein L29: protein MKQSEVKELSVAELQEKLGEFKKNYADLKMAHAITPLENPLQLRKVRRTVARLATELTKRELQ, encoded by the coding sequence ATGAAACAGTCAGAAGTTAAAGAATTATCTGTTGCCGAGCTGCAGGAAAAGCTTGGTGAATTCAAAAAGAATTATGCAGATCTAAAAATGGCTCATGCTATTACTCCGCTGGAAAATCCGCTTCAGCTTAGAAAAGTAAGAAGAACGGTTGCAAGATTGGCCACTGAGCTCACTAAAAGAGAATTACAATAA
- the rpsQ gene encoding 30S ribosomal protein S17 produces the protein MEETRKLRKERIGVVTSNKMEKSIVVSEVKRVKHPMYGKFVLKTKKYVAHDEKNDCNIGDTVKIMETRPLSRTKCWRLVEIIERAK, from the coding sequence ATGGAAGAAACAAGAAAATTAAGAAAAGAAAGAATAGGTGTCGTTACCAGTAACAAAATGGAAAAATCCATAGTGGTTTCCGAGGTGAAACGGGTAAAACACCCTATGTACGGAAAGTTCGTGTTGAAGACTAAAAAATATGTCGCACACGACGAAAAGAACGATTGCAACATTGGCGATACGGTAAAAATAATGGAGACACGTCCGTTGAGTAGAACCAAGTGTTGGAGGTTAGTTGAAATCATTGAAAGAGCGAAGTAA
- the rplN gene encoding 50S ribosomal protein L14, translating to MVQQESRLKVADNTGAKEVLAIRVLGGTKRRYASVGDKIVVTVKEATPNGSVKKGQVSTAVVVRTKKEVRRPDGSYIRFDDNACVLLNAAGEMRGTRVFGPVARELRDKQFMKIVSLAPEVL from the coding sequence ATGGTACAGCAAGAATCAAGATTAAAAGTAGCCGATAATACCGGGGCTAAGGAAGTTCTGGCAATTCGTGTTCTCGGAGGTACGAAAAGACGATATGCTTCTGTAGGTGACAAAATTGTGGTTACGGTAAAAGAGGCCACCCCGAACGGAAGTGTAAAAAAAGGACAAGTGTCTACGGCAGTTGTAGTTCGTACCAAAAAGGAAGTAAGAAGGCCGGACGGCTCTTACATCCGTTTCGATGACAATGCTTGCGTACTGTTGAATGCTGCCGGTGAAATGCGCGGAACGCGTGTTTTCGGGCCGGTTGCCAGGGAACTTCGCGACAAGCAGTTTATGAAGATCGTATCATTAGCACCAGAAGTGCTGTAA
- the rplX gene encoding 50S ribosomal protein L24, giving the protein MIKLKIKSGDTVRVIAGDHKGEEGKVLKVDREKNKAVVEGVNMVSKHQKPSAQNPQGGIVKKEAPLHISNLSLIDPKSKETTRVGYEVRDGKKVRVSKKSNEVI; this is encoded by the coding sequence ATGATAAAGCTAAAGATAAAATCAGGAGATACAGTAAGGGTTATTGCCGGAGACCACAAAGGAGAGGAAGGTAAGGTCCTTAAAGTAGATCGTGAAAAGAACAAAGCGGTCGTGGAGGGTGTGAACATGGTTTCCAAACATCAGAAACCAAGTGCCCAGAACCCACAGGGAGGGATCGTTAAGAAAGAAGCTCCTCTGCACATATCCAACCTGTCTTTGATAGACCCGAAATCTAAAGAGACCACAAGGGTAGGATATGAAGTAAGAGATGGCAAGAAAGTAAGAGTTTCCAAGAAATCTAATGAAGTAATTTAG
- the rplE gene encoding 50S ribosomal protein L5, protein MAYIPRLKQEYRERVISALTEEFGYQNVMQVPKLEKIVISRGVGAAVADKKLIDHAVDELTMITGQKAISTVSKKDVASFKLRKGMPIGAKVTLRGERMYEFLDRLVTTALPRVRDFNGIKATGFDGRGNYNLGVTEQIIFPEIDIDRVNKISGMDITFVTTADTDKEAKSLLSELGLPFKKN, encoded by the coding sequence ATGGCTTACATTCCGAGATTGAAACAAGAGTACAGGGAAAGGGTAATTTCTGCTCTTACAGAAGAATTTGGATATCAGAACGTAATGCAGGTACCTAAACTGGAAAAGATCGTGATCAGCCGTGGTGTAGGAGCTGCAGTTGCCGATAAAAAACTGATAGATCACGCTGTTGACGAACTTACCATGATAACCGGGCAAAAAGCCATATCTACCGTATCTAAAAAGGACGTTGCTTCGTTTAAACTCCGGAAAGGGATGCCCATAGGGGCAAAAGTAACCCTCAGGGGAGAACGGATGTACGAATTCCTGGACAGACTGGTAACTACAGCTTTGCCAAGGGTGAGGGACTTTAACGGTATTAAGGCTACCGGTTTTGACGGAAGAGGAAATTATAACCTCGGTGTAACCGAGCAGATCATATTTCCCGAAATCGATATTGACAGGGTGAACAAAATTTCCGGTATGGATATTACCTTTGTAACCACTGCCGATACCGATAAAGAGGCAAAATCATTGTTAAGCGAATTAGGATTACCTTTTAAAAAGAACTAA
- the rpsN gene encoding 30S ribosomal protein S14 produces MAKESMKAREVKRQKLVAKYAEKRKALKEAGDYEALQKLPKNASPVRLHNRCKLTGRPKGYMRVFGISRVTFREMANQGLIPGVKKASW; encoded by the coding sequence ATGGCTAAAGAATCCATGAAAGCCCGCGAGGTGAAGAGACAGAAGCTTGTTGCAAAGTATGCCGAAAAACGCAAGGCGCTGAAAGAAGCCGGCGATTATGAGGCATTGCAGAAACTGCCCAAGAATGCTTCACCGGTAAGGTTGCACAACCGTTGTAAACTCACAGGCAGACCCAAGGGGTATATGAGAGTTTTCGGTATATCTCGTGTTACCTTCCGCGAAATGGCAAACCAGGGATTGATCCCGGGGGTAAAAAAAGCAAGTTGGTAA
- the rpsH gene encoding 30S ribosomal protein S8 has translation MYTDPIADYLTRIRNANSAGHRVVEIPASNLKKEITKILFDQGYILSYKFEEKSVQGIIKIALKYDKATKEPIIRKIQRISKPGLRKYVGSGDLPRVLNGLGIAIVSTSHGVMTSKQAQKDNVGGEVLCYVY, from the coding sequence ATGTATACAGATCCGATAGCAGATTATTTGACGAGAATCAGGAACGCCAACAGCGCGGGGCACAGGGTTGTGGAAATTCCTGCTTCTAACCTGAAGAAAGAGATTACCAAGATCCTGTTCGATCAGGGGTATATCCTGAGTTACAAGTTCGAAGAGAAGAGCGTGCAGGGAATCATAAAGATAGCATTGAAATACGATAAGGCCACCAAGGAACCGATTATCAGAAAAATACAGCGTATAAGTAAACCCGGGTTGCGTAAATATGTTGGCTCTGGCGATCTGCCCAGGGTATTGAACGGTCTCGGTATTGCCATCGTCTCTACTTCTCATGGAGTAATGACCAGCAAACAGGCCCAGAAAGATAACGTGGGTGGTGAAGTATTGTGTTACGTTTACTAA